GCCACCGTGTGCTCCGTGGCCAAGCTGGACCATATCGTGGCATCCAACGGCACGCTGCTGAATCAGAAATTCTCCCCCGATTCACTGGCCGGCGACGACGGTCTGCAAAAACTGATCGCCGTTACCGACACTTTCTTCAAACGGGGCGGATTCCACGTACAGTACAATGTCGTGTCGCGCCAGGTGCTGGAGGATGCGCAGGCCAATCCCGAAAATTATCGCGGACTGGTGGTGCGTGTCGCCGGCTACAGCGCCTTCTTCACGGTTCTGGACAAGTCGATCCAGAATGACATCATCAGTCGTACCGAGCAGGTAGCCTGATGCCCGAAAACCGCGGGGAGGGTTACCCTCCCCGCAATCTCTTGATTTCTTTGCCACAACGAAAAATAGCTCGTTTTCCATATGAAAATTACGCTGGATCCATCTGGAGTTTCCGGATGGGGACTATTAGCGGAAAGATGGTCAGACTATGAACTGGACAGACAAACTGTACGATTTCGATGCATTGCAGGAACCCGGATGGGAGCCCCGCGGACTGGTTTTCGACGTGCAACGGTTCGCTATCCATGACGGGGGAGGCATTCGCACGAATGTGTTCATGAAAGGCTGTCCCCTGCATTGCCTGTGGTGTCAGAATCCGGAATCGATCCGCTGGGAACAGGACATCAGCTTTATTGAAACCCATTGCATCCAATGTCGGAAGTGCATCGAGGTCTGCCCGGTATCGGCCATCAAGACCGATGAAACGGGGCAACGTGTCACGGGCATCGATACCGGGAAATGCACACTCTGCGGGGCCTGCTTCAAAACCTGCTACGCCGGGGCCATCAACATCATCGGCCGATGGGTCAGCGTCGACGACCTGGTGGCGATGGTGAGCAGGGACCGGGATTTTTACATCGCTTCCGGCGGTGGCGTGACCTTCAGCGGCGGCGAACCGACAGGGCAACCCAAGTTTCTTCTGGCGGCTTTGCAAGCCATGCAGCAGCTCGGATTGCACACGGCGGTGGAGACCTGCCTGCATGTGGCCCCGGAACAACTGGAGCCGATTTTATCCCATGTGGATCTGTTGCTGACCGATATCAAGCACATGGATGCGGATGTTCACCGGGAATTGACCGGCATGCCCAACGATCTTGTTCTGAAGAATTTCAGGCACATCTCACAGTTGAATATCCCGGTTCGGGTACGCATTCCCCTGATCAGTGGCCTTAACGATAGCTTGGAGAGTCTGCAGCAGACGGCTGATCTGATCGCCTCCTGCAAAAATGTTCTGGGAGTGGATGTCCTTCCTTACAACAGGCTTGGCATAAGCAAATGTCGGCAGCTCGGCTGTGAATATCAGCTGGCGGACCTGGCGCCACCGCGACGGGAAACGGTCGAGAAAGTCGCCGGGTTTTTCCGCAGCGTGATCGATGATGTTACCATCGGGGGTATGTAGGAAAATATTGCCCTTCGCAAAACGCCAAGGCGTCCGCCTGCGAAAGGACAAAACGGTGTCCAGGGGGCAGATCGGACGCTATTTGGATAGCACCTCTTTAAATCAGGGTTAGGGCGCGGCAAGCTTTGGCGTATGGCCGCTTTCAGTTGAACTGAGTTTATTTCAGGGTTTCAGTTGCCGTTTTGGGCTTGCGGGTTCGCAGGCCTTTTTTTTTATGCGCGGGAAAAGCTGCATGGAAAATCTGGCACATATCCCTTTCTTCCCCGTTTGTGCCCGTGCATGACGGGAAACGGATTTGGAAAAAAAGTATAAATTCAGCTATATAGGAAAACAAACAGTCTCCCGAACGGCATGCCCTGGCGCAAACACAGTGTGTTTTGAGCGCGGCTTGTTCTGCCGTCGGGTGTGGCAATGGAAGCTGGCGGACTGCGGCGTCGGAGTGGCGGGCTTGAGCCTTGAGAGAAAATACTTTATAGTGGTGTATACGCGGTAAGCAGGCAGGCAAGGGCAGGTTTTTTTGAGGCTGCAAACGGATGAGGCAATTTTTCGGAATTGACATTGTAATCTCGTTTCTCTGCGCCGGAAGTTCCGCGTTTTTTGATCTTGGCCCTGATTTTATTTGCATGGTTAAATATTACTGAAGAGGCAAGGTCACGATAGTGGCCTTTTTTATTTTGTCGTACTCCTGTCGTGAACGCTGCGGAACATCCTTCCATTCGTACAATTGTTTTTTGCCGGGGAGTTCATATGAAATCGGCTGTGCATGAGCCCGTAAAGGTATTTTTGGTGGACGATCATCCTCTGCTGCGCACAGGGTTGCGGTTTACCCTTGATGGCATGCAGGATCTCGATCTGATCGGGGAAGCTTCCGACGGATTTGAAGGGGTTGAAAAGATTCTGAAGGATCCACCGGACATCGCGTTGATCGATATTGACCTGCCGGGCATTTCCGGGATTACCGTAATCGAAATGGTTAAAAAAAAGCTTCGCAATATCAAGATCATCGCGCTTTCTTCATACTCGGAAAAAAGCTACGTGAGCGGTGCCATGGAGGCGGGAGCCGATGGATACATGCTCAAGGCCATCAGCATCACGGCGCTGGTCGATTTTCTCAGGGAATTTGCGCGGGGGGAAAACCCCGTTTCGCCCTATTTGCTCGATATGGCGGGGTCCGCCGGTGTCGAGGAGGAATCGGAACCGGTTCATATAACCCCGAGGGAAGAGCAGATTCTCAACCTCATTGCCGGAGGGAAAAGCAACAAGCAAATTTCCAGCGAGCTTTTTTTGAGCATTGAGACGGTCAAAACCCATATCAAAAAGATATTCACCAAGCTGGAGGTTAAAAGCCGACTGGAGGCCGTGGCCGTGGCCCGGAACCTTAAAATCATTGAGTAAATCACCAAACCAGCGGGCGACCCTTTTTGGGGGATCATGATCGTGGATATTTTGGGCGTTCGTGTGGTTGATTCAAAAAGTCGCGTTTGATGGGTGCTTTGGGCCGGCAGTGTCGGAAAGGATGTGTATGGCTGAGACAAGGATAAGGGTTTTTCTGGCCGATGATCACCCTTTGATTCGCACCGGTTTGTCGTTGGCTTTTGAGGATGATCACAAGGTTGCCATCATCGGGACCGCCGATAACGGCTGCGATGCCGTGGCAAAAATCGAAAAACTGCGGCCGGATATCGTTCTGATGGACATCGATATGCCAGGCATATCGGGCATATCGGCCATAAAAGCCTTGCGGGAAAAGTTCCCTGCCATGCTGTTTCTGATTCTTTCAACCTATAATGATCGCAGCTACCTGGAGGACTCCCTGGACGCGGGGGCCAATGGATATCTTTTAAAAACCATCGGGATAGAATCGTTGGCGAATCTGATTGTCGACATTTCGGATAACAAGGAAGTGAGCTCGCCGTACCTTCTTTATCTGAACAGAGACAGATAATCGATGGAATGACGAATGAAACTAAATTTGATTTTTTTATTGTTTGCAACTCAGTGTCGTTAAAACACAGGAAAAGATCGTTTTGCAGAGGATCGGATGAAAAAAACCCTTAACCTTCTCGATTTGGTGGATAAAGAGACGCTGGACGAAATTCTCGATGCCTTTAACGAGGTCTGTGGTATCGGTTCGGTAATCGCCGAT
This portion of the Syntrophotalea acetylenica genome encodes:
- a CDS encoding glycyl-radical enzyme activating protein — protein: MNWTDKLYDFDALQEPGWEPRGLVFDVQRFAIHDGGGIRTNVFMKGCPLHCLWCQNPESIRWEQDISFIETHCIQCRKCIEVCPVSAIKTDETGQRVTGIDTGKCTLCGACFKTCYAGAINIIGRWVSVDDLVAMVSRDRDFYIASGGGVTFSGGEPTGQPKFLLAALQAMQQLGLHTAVETCLHVAPEQLEPILSHVDLLLTDIKHMDADVHRELTGMPNDLVLKNFRHISQLNIPVRVRIPLISGLNDSLESLQQTADLIASCKNVLGVDVLPYNRLGISKCRQLGCEYQLADLAPPRRETVEKVAGFFRSVIDDVTIGGM
- a CDS encoding response regulator; protein product: MKSAVHEPVKVFLVDDHPLLRTGLRFTLDGMQDLDLIGEASDGFEGVEKILKDPPDIALIDIDLPGISGITVIEMVKKKLRNIKIIALSSYSEKSYVSGAMEAGADGYMLKAISITALVDFLREFARGENPVSPYLLDMAGSAGVEEESEPVHITPREEQILNLIAGGKSNKQISSELFLSIETVKTHIKKIFTKLEVKSRLEAVAVARNLKIIE
- a CDS encoding response regulator transcription factor, whose product is MAETRIRVFLADDHPLIRTGLSLAFEDDHKVAIIGTADNGCDAVAKIEKLRPDIVLMDIDMPGISGISAIKALREKFPAMLFLILSTYNDRSYLEDSLDAGANGYLLKTIGIESLANLIVDISDNKEVSSPYLLYLNRDR